gtatatttcatgttacgcttttaatgatatttcgatttcttgtaaaagaaaattatatataaatgaaagattgaatttctaattttgaGAAAGTGAATTGAATTGATAAACATCTATGCAAAAGTGATAAGTTGAACATGAAAAGAAAGTTGATTATGTTTGTTTACATTTTGACAGACAAGTTAAGGATCTTTGTCATCATTAATATTTTATCGTCCGTAATAAGCTCCAGATTATAAGATATAAATATAGCaattctaattaattatttcgaTACTTGTAATATTTTATAGATTATCCaaagttttgggctttttattttttatttttatttggataAAGTCTATTTAACTTCTTCAAACTACAattccaatgacaatctacttcCTAAAATATCActtacgacaatttaccttcAAAACTACCACAAAATGACAATGAACCCCCAGTGTTAGCAAAATggcgaaattacccctataaaatttttaataagacaaaaatatccttaaatttttgaaaaaataaataaattttagtattttttatttttattttagcaagggtaattttgttattttgttaaaattgagagtacattgtcatttttttgataatttgggaggtaaattatcgtaattgatagtttggaaggtaaattatcattggagTGACAGTTTGAGGAAGTTAAATGAACTTtacctttattatttttattaaaaaaataatacgaTAAGGCATTTGAATTTCCTACAAATCGTATGTGCGTAACAAATTAACACGTAATAACAAAAGCAACGGAGCTCTGTTTGCAAATATGAGACCAGCGTTTCGAAACGCTTACTTGACAGTCTCTCGCTCCTTAAACCCTAATCCAAAGTTCCCCTACACGCTCTCCTTTCTCCATACATTCCCCACCATATCCACCTCTCAATCACCGACGTTTATCAACTCTCGGATCGGGAGAGAAACGTTTCGTTCGCTTTCTTCGACTCTCTGCTCCTCCTCGATGGCGGGCGGTGAAGCCCACGCGCCCCACTCTTCTGCTTCTCTGGAGAAGCAGTTTGAGGACTTCCACGTTCAGCTCGAAGAGTCTGGAAGCCTGCGCGACCGCATTCGAGCTGTGGTGATGGAGATCGAGTCCACCACAAGGCTCATGCATGCCACTCTCCTTCTGGTTCACCAGTCTCGCCCAACTCCTGGTATATCTATAATATATCTTggtattttttgtcaattgaCGAAATGATtgtttgtgagaaaaaaaaaatgaggaaaagtAGGCCGTTTCCGGTTACTGGAACAAAGTTAAGCgttatatttaaaagaaaagaaaaaaaggtttgatTGGTATTAGTTTCGGAAAGACAATCAGAGACcatgaaaaatgtaaatttgatatatatatattttttgttctatGCGTTTTGAAATAGAGCTTTTAGAGAAGCCCAAGGCTCAGATTGGTGTACTAAAGGAGCTTTACAATCGACTTGCTGTGGTTCTCCGTGAATGTCCCGGGCAGTACTACAGGTGGGCGAGACATCTTAGGAAGCTAGTTCTGTTCTAGTtttaatttggtctttttggtTGGCAAgtgtttttattgttgtttttttgtaaaGGTACCATGGTGATTGGAGGAGTGAGACACAGACGGTGGTTTCCTTGCTTGCTTTCATGCACTGGTTGGAAACAGGAATTCTTCTTATGCACTCTGAAGCTGAGGATAAACTTGGGCGTATGTTTTTGCTCccttttttgtttgcttgtttacaATCACTCTTTAGTTTGCTAAGAAATCGactttttaccttttatttttctctctttctttctagtGGGTGTTTCTATGGGTGGGAAACTCTCAATTGTGTTACTTGAGCTTTgtactttatttttcatattttctaagTATTAGAAACGGCCAAAACTGCACGAACCTTATTCCCATATGTCTCATTGATTGACCCTAGGACCACTCACATTAGTGCAATTCTATGCGGCCAAATGGTTACGGAGGGCTTTGACACATGCATTGCATTTCACCAGAATGCATATATAGGTGTGGTCTTCGAGCTTATGACTGGAAGAAGGAACTTATGATTTGGTAGCATGTTTGTTTCAGATTTATCTTTTAAATATGCCACCATTTGTTGTTTTTATGAGTAAATGTTAGTGGTGTGTTGATGTCTAGCTGCCTCTGTAGATGGATGAGAAAGAAGTGGAAACAAAATTGCTAATTCTTTCCTTTCTCACTTCCTTTACACTCTTGAGTCTTTATACTGTATTTTTGCAGTCAATGGTGATCTATTATTGTCTCTGATGTTTcccattttttatatttatatgacGCAGTCTGCATTGCCAGTCAAATCTCTGtatattctaatattatttatttttcacttatGCAGTGAACTATTTTCTAATCTTATTCAGTTTTCAATATGCAGTGAACAATTCGGAGTTTGGTCTCGATATTGAAGACTATCTTATTGGTAAGTTTGCTAGCAgtgtcaaatatatatttgcatcgaAAGATTGCTTCTTTgaaacaaataatttatcacaatgatgtatatatatatccatccGTATAGGCCAGGAATGAGGCCTTTACATTTTTCCCACTTTTTGCATGTGCCAAACACCACTAGCGCACAcacttttttaatgattttatcCAATACAGGTGCATATGGTATAGAAACATGATAATCAATGTCACACTACATACACACATGTTGGTTGTTGGAGCCAATAAGGCATGCTACATAATCATTTATCAAGAATCCAATGTTTTACCTCTCTTTAGTGGATGGTAGATAGTAAGTTAGATTGTATcatgagtgtttctttttctgATAGATACACTAATGTTGTAACTTTCTTAATTATGCAGGTATTTGTTTCATGTCCAATGAGTTGGTAAGAACTGTTCTCCACATTTCAAAAGGATAGCATCTTGCTTATACAAACTGCAAACATGTTCCTTGCATGTTTGTAATCTTGACATTAGTTATTGATTAAAACGGTAGGGAAGTTGGGAAATGTGAAAATTGTTTGTCATAGTAACAAAACGAGAAGACGTTAATGGTAGAGTATACAACCAGATCAGATCTGTTGAAAACTATAATGTGCTAAAGATGAGCAAATTGATTGGGCTGTATTGCTCATTGATTGGCATATTAATTAGTGCTTTATAAACATCTCATAAAAGTAATCTATAATATGTAGAAAGGAAGGGCTTCTTAGATAGTTCATTGTGTTTTTGCAGCCAAGGTATGTTGTGAACCAAGTGACAGCGGGAGACTATGATTGCCCAAGAAAGGTGTTGAAGTTCATAACGGATCTTCATGCGGCCTTTCGAATGCTTAATCTCCGAAATGATTTTTTGCGCAAGAAATTTGATGGTAGACTCTTTGATTGGAGCTTTATCCCTACATATTCCTTTTTATTAAGGGTTAAATGCATAATTGATACATGTGGTTTATCTCTTTATCAAGAAGGTACATGAGTTTAAAAAACGACAAAATTGATACTTGTTCTTTACAAATTTACCAATTGGGAAAATTGCTAAATTGGTCCCTCGGGTTTGACGTTATGACAAATAAGTTCCTAGGGTTTCAAAAGTGACAAATAACTTCTTGTGGTATGTTTGTGTAACAAATATTTCCCCACCCCCTGACGAAAGTTCCCTAGCCCTGCAAGCTCCCCAAAGCCCCCACCAAGCAGAGAAGGGAGAGCCACCCCTCCGccacctttgtttttttattttttagctagGTGTCAAGTTGAGGTGACATTTTGTACACACGGCAACATTTTATAGCTTTTCATGCACATTGCAAAAATTCTGTTTGGTTTTAAGACGATAGATAGACGGAAGTATCAAATTGATAAAATTGTTAGTACAAGTATTAATCTGATCACTTTAAAAACTTAGGTGCCTTCTTCAGAAAGAGGTAAACCACATCTCCAAGTCTGATACTGCTTGAATgattttatatcatatatat
Above is a genomic segment from Corylus avellana chromosome ca9, CavTom2PMs-1.0 containing:
- the LOC132162547 gene encoding uncharacterized protein LOC132162547, which codes for MRPAFRNAYLTVSRSLNPNPKFPYTLSFLHTFPTISTSQSPTFINSRIGRETFRSLSSTLCSSSMAGGEAHAPHSSASLEKQFEDFHVQLEESGSLRDRIRAVVMEIESTTRLMHATLLLVHQSRPTPELLEKPKAQIGVLKELYNRLAVVLRECPGQYYRYHGDWRSETQTVVSLLAFMHWLETGILLMHSEAEDKLGLNNSEFGLDIEDYLIGICFMSNELPRYVVNQVTAGDYDCPRKVLKFITDLHAAFRMLNLRNDFLRKKFDGMKYDLKRVEEIHYDVKIRGLTAQGDSIGEKEIQGQS